The following are encoded together in the Oncorhynchus gorbuscha isolate QuinsamMale2020 ecotype Even-year linkage group LG03, OgorEven_v1.0, whole genome shotgun sequence genome:
- the nudt2 gene encoding bis(5'-nucleosyl)-tetraphosphatase [asymmetrical] isoform X1 yields MCVNSNQCSFPFPQKYLWTFSLLSRYPRVGTSLPSLKFPFNLVKQGMALRACGFIVFRRLAQSSPPPDNIEYLLLQTSYGKHHWTPPKGHVDPGEDDLTTALRETQEEAGLREEHLQVVDGFLQELRYEVRGRPKTVLYWLAELRDPKMAVTLSKEHQDYRWAKLEEACSLAQHKDLQDSLRAAQQHLDTEQGKH; encoded by the exons ATGTGCGTTAATAGTAATCAATGCAGTTTCCCATTTCCTCAAAAGTATCTTTGGACATTCAGCCTACTTTCACGCTATCCTCGAGTTGGGACATCCCTGCCCTCTTTGAAGTTCCCATTTAATTTGGTTAAG CAGGGGATGGCCTTGCGTGCGTGTGGATTCATTGTGTTTCGTCGGCTGGCACAGTCTTCACCTCCCCCTGACAACATTGAGTACCTCCTCCTACAGACTTCATATGGCAAGCACCACTGGACCCCACCCAAAG GCCACGTGGACCCTGGGGAGGATGATCTCACCACCGCTCTGAGGGAGACGCAGGAAGAAGCAGGGCTGCGTGAGGAGCATCTGCAGGTGGTGGATGGCTTTCTCCAGGAGCTGCGCTACGAGGTGAGAGGGCGGCCCAAGACGGTTCTGTACTGGCTCGCGGAGCTGAGGGACCCCAAGATGGCCGTCACGTTGTCGAAGGAGCACCAGGACTACCGCTGGGCCAAGCTGGAGGAGGCCTGCTCCCTGGCCCAGCATAAAGACCTACAGGACAGCCTGAGGGCAGCACAGCAACACCTAGACACAGAGCAAGGGAAACATTAA
- the nudt2 gene encoding bis(5'-nucleosyl)-tetraphosphatase [asymmetrical] isoform X2, with translation MCVNSNQCSFPFPQKYLWTFSLLSRYPRVGTSLPSLKFPFNLVKGMALRACGFIVFRRLAQSSPPPDNIEYLLLQTSYGKHHWTPPKGHVDPGEDDLTTALRETQEEAGLREEHLQVVDGFLQELRYEVRGRPKTVLYWLAELRDPKMAVTLSKEHQDYRWAKLEEACSLAQHKDLQDSLRAAQQHLDTEQGKH, from the exons ATGTGCGTTAATAGTAATCAATGCAGTTTCCCATTTCCTCAAAAGTATCTTTGGACATTCAGCCTACTTTCACGCTATCCTCGAGTTGGGACATCCCTGCCCTCTTTGAAGTTCCCATTTAATTTGGTTAAG GGGATGGCCTTGCGTGCGTGTGGATTCATTGTGTTTCGTCGGCTGGCACAGTCTTCACCTCCCCCTGACAACATTGAGTACCTCCTCCTACAGACTTCATATGGCAAGCACCACTGGACCCCACCCAAAG GCCACGTGGACCCTGGGGAGGATGATCTCACCACCGCTCTGAGGGAGACGCAGGAAGAAGCAGGGCTGCGTGAGGAGCATCTGCAGGTGGTGGATGGCTTTCTCCAGGAGCTGCGCTACGAGGTGAGAGGGCGGCCCAAGACGGTTCTGTACTGGCTCGCGGAGCTGAGGGACCCCAAGATGGCCGTCACGTTGTCGAAGGAGCACCAGGACTACCGCTGGGCCAAGCTGGAGGAGGCCTGCTCCCTGGCCCAGCATAAAGACCTACAGGACAGCCTGAGGGCAGCACAGCAACACCTAGACACAGAGCAAGGGAAACATTAA
- the nudt2 gene encoding bis(5'-nucleosyl)-tetraphosphatase [asymmetrical] isoform X3 gives MALRACGFIVFRRLAQSSPPPDNIEYLLLQTSYGKHHWTPPKGHVDPGEDDLTTALRETQEEAGLREEHLQVVDGFLQELRYEVRGRPKTVLYWLAELRDPKMAVTLSKEHQDYRWAKLEEACSLAQHKDLQDSLRAAQQHLDTEQGKH, from the exons ATGGCCTTGCGTGCGTGTGGATTCATTGTGTTTCGTCGGCTGGCACAGTCTTCACCTCCCCCTGACAACATTGAGTACCTCCTCCTACAGACTTCATATGGCAAGCACCACTGGACCCCACCCAAAG GCCACGTGGACCCTGGGGAGGATGATCTCACCACCGCTCTGAGGGAGACGCAGGAAGAAGCAGGGCTGCGTGAGGAGCATCTGCAGGTGGTGGATGGCTTTCTCCAGGAGCTGCGCTACGAGGTGAGAGGGCGGCCCAAGACGGTTCTGTACTGGCTCGCGGAGCTGAGGGACCCCAAGATGGCCGTCACGTTGTCGAAGGAGCACCAGGACTACCGCTGGGCCAAGCTGGAGGAGGCCTGCTCCCTGGCCCAGCATAAAGACCTACAGGACAGCCTGAGGGCAGCACAGCAACACCTAGACACAGAGCAAGGGAAACATTAA